One Candidatus Eisenbacteria bacterium genomic window, GAGGGTGTTCAGGAGCCGTGATCTGTTCTCGACGGCCATTGTGCGGGCGAGGCGCTCCGTCAAGTAGGCTTGAGCCAGCTCACGGTGTTGTTTGGCGACGACCGCCAGACGCTGGGCTTCCGGCGGTAGGCCGTGACCGCCACGCAGCAAGAGCAGGTGTTCAACGGGGCACAGCGAAACCTCCGCGCCCTCGGCTTGTCGGACCCCGACAAGGCGGCACTCCACGGTCTCTTCCTGACCGAGCTCCTCGATCTCGGAATCCTGCTTGCGCACCACGGTGATCCTGGCGAGGTGAAATAGGTAGGGCTTCTTCGCGGTGGGATCGACGAAGACGCCGCCGCGCAGGGCATCCTTGCCGAGTTGACCGCGTACTATCTCTCGAAAGCGCTCGAACACCGGCTCGCCAGGGTGCATCCACACGCACGCCTCGCGGTCCTCGGGCCGCAGAACCGACAGGCTCTTGCGCTGGTGGGCCGGGTAGACCTCGAGCGCTGCCAGTAGAGGGTCAACCGCGCCCTTCTTCGCAGGCCGCAACGCGAAGACGCCCCCCAAATCTCCATCAACCTGGATGTTGACCAGCGGGGCGGCGGAAGAGATGAAGCGTCGAACGTACCCGGGGAGGAGGCGGAAGAAAGTCTCCTGCTCGATGCTCTCCTGCAGGCGCGGGAGTTCCTTCTTCACATCGCCACCATCGCCGAAGAGACGGCGCTCACGCTCGGCGAGCGCCAGCACCTGCTCCTTCGTGAGGCGGCCGTCGAGTTCCTTGGCGATGTCATCGGGATCGCCGAGCACAGCCATCTCCATGTACGCCTTGATGGACACGTCGGCGAAGATGCGTCCGATGCTGTCGTAGACCTTGTCGCTCTTGAGCTGCTTGCGGATCTTCTCCAGCTTGTCGAGCAGCGTCTTGAGAACCCGGCCCTCCCGCGTCGACGGCGCGACGAGGTTCAGGATGATCACCGGATCGTGCTTCTGGCCGTAGCGGTGGATGCGGCCCATGCGTTGCTCCAAGCGGGCGGGGTTCCACGGCACGTCGTAGTTGATCATGATCCAACAGAACTGGAGATTGATACCCTCGGCGGCTGCGTCGGTGCAGACCATGAAGCGCGCGCCGCGCTCGCCGATTCGCTTGCGGAACCGTTCCACCTGCTCCTGTCGCTCGGTGTAGTGCATGCCGCCGTGGATCATGGCGATCTGGCCGGTGTAGCCCAACCCGCCGAGGCGACGGACCAGGAAGTCCAGGGTGTCGCGGTGCTCCGTGAAGACGATCAGCTTCTCGCCGGCAAACTTGGGGTCGGTGATGATGGCCTGCAGCTTGTCGAATTTCGACTCCTGTCCGAGATCGTGGACCCGACGGGCAAGGTCTAGAAGTTGCTCGACCTGCTTCCGTTCCGCTACCAGGTCCGCGAGGGAGGCCGCGATGACGCCCTGCAAGAGCTTCCCCTCGGCCACCTCGTTTTCTTCCTGGCCGTTCTCCGTGCTTTCGTCATCGGCGGTCTTGGATTCCAGGACGTCGTCGTCTTCAGTGATCCTGCGTTGAAGCGTCTGAAGCTGCTCCATGGTGATCCGGCCTGCCTGGACGTCGTCGATCACCGTGCTGAGCTTCTCGATGCGGCGCTCGAACGAACGAAGCAATGCGTAGGTTGAGCTTGCCAGGCGGCGCTGAAAAACGCCCATGGCGAGGCGGGCGGCCGACTGATTCAGGAGCTTGGCCTTGTTGTAGACGTGCTGCAGGTACTCGGTTGTTTCGTCGTACAGCCGCTGTTCGCTCACGTCGCCCTGATCCAGGTCGTAGGCAAGCGTGTCCGCGATGCGGCGCGGATAAAGCGGCTCGCCGGTCAGCTTCACCATCTCTTCTTTGGTGCGTCGGATAAAGTGCTGCTTCCGATGGTCAGAGGGGAACTGGTCGAAAGCCTCCGTGGTCGTCAGCACCTCCGGTTCGAGCAGACGCCAGAGGGCGTAGAACGGATAGTCCTTGCCCATGTGGGGCGTCGCCGTCAGGAGAAGCAGGTGATGCGCGTGCCACGGCAATCGCCACGTGTGGTCGCCCGTGTGAACTCCGGCGATGGCCTCCGCCAAGCGGTAGCGGTCGGTCTTGCGAACGCGGAAGTCAGCGCCCCGGTCACACGAGAGCTTGTGCGCCTCGTCGAACACCACGACCTCGTAGGGTTCGATGTCTTCCTCCTGAAGCCGCGCGAACATCCGGTCTCCAGCCAAGGTGTCCACGCTCACGATCAATCGGTCGCTCGACGGCCCCGTGAAAGGGTTCCCGGTCCGCGCGTCGTTACCGCTCGTGATGTCGAACTGAAGGCTGAAGAGCGTCGAGAGTTCCCGCTGCCAGTTCCCGACAAGGCCCGCGGGCGGAACGATCAGGACCCGCTTGAGCAGGCGCCGGGAGAGCATCTCTCGGATGTAGAGGCCGGTCATGATCGTCTTGCCCGCGCCGGCATCGTCGGCCAGCAGGAAGCGCAGCCGGGTTTGCTTCAGCATGTGGTCGTAGACAGCGATGCGCTGATGCGGCAGGGGGTCGATGCTGGCGATCTCGGTGGCGAAGGCCGGATTCGCCAGGTGTCCGAACGACAGGCGCTCGCCCTCGACGAGCGTCCGAACGACGTCCGACCCGGCGGTGAAGTCCAGGACGGGCGGCTTGGCAGTGTACGGCGGAGGTTCGGGCTCGGAGACCCGTTCGGCCTCTTCCTCACCCGCCAACTTCAGGATCTGGCTCCAGGAGAGCTGGGACGGACGGGACTTCCCGTTCTCCCATCGGTTGATCGTCGGAAACGAGACCCCGAGCCTCTCCGCCAGGGCGACTTGCGTGAGGCCGAGGCGGGCTCGCAGACGCTTGATCTGGGCCGGGTAGTCGTCTCCTGGCAGCTGGTCCATTGTTCGCCTTTATGTCGCTCGAGGGCGTCTTTAGCGGCAACATAGCAAGTGATAAGGCCCATGTCAAGGGGCCACGCGATGATATTTATCGGGCTAGGGTGCTAGGCCTCTTCGGCGATCCGGCTGCAGAGAGGTTCAGCCAGGGCTTCGGTCGGGCCTTGAGACAGGCCTGGCTGGTGTGGGAACGGCCGACGAGTGCTGCTCTCTCTTCGCCGGGGCTCATCCGCCGAGTGATAGCCTTTAGAGTGAGGGGCCAGCACGGGGGCCGCAGTGAGTCAGAGGACCGTTGGTGATGTGGCTGACCGGCTCGCGACAGACCGCTTCGAGCGTCGTGGCGGACCACGTGACCGTCTCGCCGCCGCCCGGTCACAAGCGCCGCTATGCGTGCTCCCGGAACGCCATCACCCCAGCACAGGTGAGCAGAGCGTCCCCGAATCGCCGCTGGGACGACTATCTTCGGATCACCTCGCCTGAGCCGACGACCGCGGAGCGGATCACGGGATCGCCCTCGACCACGATGTCTCCCGAGCCGGCGATCCGCGCGTCGAGCCGATCGGCAACATTGATCTCCACCGAGCCGGATCCGGCGATCGAGACATCCGCCTCGCCGGTCCGGACGCCGCTCATCGCCAAGCCGCCGGAGCCGCTGAGCTCGATCCAGGCGCGTCCGGCGACCCCCTGCCCGAACGCGACGCCCCCGGAGCCCGCGATCCGAACCTCCAGCTCCTGGACGTCGAGGATTTCGGCGCGGAGGTCGCCGGATCCGGCAAGCGCGAAGGAACCCTCGCGCGCGGCCGCCCGGCGAAGCACGAGATCGCCCGAACCGGCCAGATCCGCGTCGAGCCGGTCCGCGTCCAGGGCGCCGATCTCGATGTCGCCCGACCCCGACAGCCGGATGGTCAGCGTCCTCCCCGCGAGATCCCCCGTCCGAATCGAGCCGCTCCCCTCCAGCTCGATGAGGTCGAGCGCTCGTACCGTCACCTCGAACACTGGCTCCTTCTTGGGCCGGAGGTCGTACCCGTTCTCGCCGCGCACGACGAGAACCCCGTCTTCAACTTCCGTCACGAGGTGCGGGAGGATGTTCTCCTCGGCGCGGACGATCAGCCCCTCTTCCTTCCCCACCGCCACGCGCACGGTTCCGACGCACGCGTGCCGGATCCCGTGAAAATCCTTCACGCTTCGAACTTCTTCGACGACCGGGCCCTCGCCGCGCACCTTTTCCCGCGCGGCGGGGGAGAGGGTCGCGGCGGCGAGAACGGCGGCGAGAGCCGCCGCGAGAACGAACCCGTTCCGAGCCGAGCGGTGTGCGATGACCATCGTCTTCTCCTTACTTCGCGCGGGGTCCCCGCGTGCGTTTCGCGAGTCGTACGCCTGGTTCTACGCGCGAGAGCTCGCGTCGGTTTCACGCGAGGCCTCGCTCTGGAACCGGCCGCCGGAAACAGGAGCCCCCTGCCTCGCGGGACCCCTCACCCGTCCGATCAATCGGCGATCCAGAAGCGGACGATGCAGTAGAACGCGGCGACGGCGTCCTTCCACCCGATCTTCTTCCCCTCGGCGTAGTCGCGGCCGTAGTAAGAGATCGGGATCTCGTAGACGCGGCACTTGCGGCGGGCGATCTTCGCCGTGATCTCCGGCTCGAAACCGAAGCGGTCGGACCGGAGCGGAATCCCCTTTAGGATGTCGGCGCGGAAGACCTTGTAGCAGGTCTCCATGTCGGT contains:
- a CDS encoding helix-turn-helix domain-containing protein translates to MDQLPGDDYPAQIKRLRARLGLTQVALAERLGVSFPTINRWENGKSRPSQLSWSQILKLAGEEEAERVSEPEPPPYTAKPPVLDFTAGSDVVRTLVEGERLSFGHLANPAFATEIASIDPLPHQRIAVYDHMLKQTRLRFLLADDAGAGKTIMTGLYIREMLSRRLLKRVLIVPPAGLVGNWQRELSTLFSLQFDITSGNDARTGNPFTGPSSDRLIVSVDTLAGDRMFARLQEEDIEPYEVVVFDEAHKLSCDRGADFRVRKTDRYRLAEAIAGVHTGDHTWRLPWHAHHLLLLTATPHMGKDYPFYALWRLLEPEVLTTTEAFDQFPSDHRKQHFIRRTKEEMVKLTGEPLYPRRIADTLAYDLDQGDVSEQRLYDETTEYLQHVYNKAKLLNQSAARLAMGVFQRRLASSTYALLRSFERRIEKLSTVIDDVQAGRITMEQLQTLQRRITEDDDVLESKTADDESTENGQEENEVAEGKLLQGVIAASLADLVAERKQVEQLLDLARRVHDLGQESKFDKLQAIITDPKFAGEKLIVFTEHRDTLDFLVRRLGGLGYTGQIAMIHGGMHYTERQEQVERFRKRIGERGARFMVCTDAAAEGINLQFCWIMINYDVPWNPARLEQRMGRIHRYGQKHDPVIILNLVAPSTREGRVLKTLLDKLEKIRKQLKSDKVYDSIGRIFADVSIKAYMEMAVLGDPDDIAKELDGRLTKEQVLALAERERRLFGDGGDVKKELPRLQESIEQETFFRLLPGYVRRFISSAAPLVNIQVDGDLGGVFALRPAKKGAVDPLLAALEVYPAHQRKSLSVLRPEDREACVWMHPGEPVFERFREIVRGQLGKDALRGGVFVDPTAKKPYLFHLARITVVRKQDSEIEELGQEETVECRLVGVRQAEGAEVSLCPVEHLLLLRGGHGLPPEAQRLAVVAKQHRELAQAYLTERLARTMAVENRSRLLNTL
- a CDS encoding DUF2807 domain-containing protein — protein: MVIAHRSARNGFVLAAALAAVLAAATLSPAAREKVRGEGPVVEEVRSVKDFHGIRHACVGTVRVAVGKEEGLIVRAEENILPHLVTEVEDGVLVVRGENGYDLRPKKEPVFEVTVRALDLIELEGSGSIRTGDLAGRTLTIRLSGSGDIEIGALDADRLDADLAGSGDLVLRRAAAREGSFALAGSGDLRAEILDVQELEVRIAGSGGVAFGQGVAGRAWIELSGSGGLAMSGVRTGEADVSIAGSGSVEINVADRLDARIAGSGDIVVEGDPVIRSAVVGSGEVIRR